From the Primulina tabacum isolate GXHZ01 chromosome 3, ASM2559414v2, whole genome shotgun sequence genome, one window contains:
- the LOC142541039 gene encoding photosystem I reaction center subunit VI, chloroplastic-like: protein MASLATFGAAVATVNGLSGSSIAGTRLNVKQPRVAFRPTNSRAGAVVAKYGEKSVYFDLDDIANTTGQWDVYGSDGPSPYNPFQSKFFETFAAPFTKRGLLLKFLILVGGATLAYVSSHATGDILPIANGPKLPPAPGPRGRI from the exons ATGGCATCTCTTGCAACCTTTGGCGCCGCCGTCGCCACCGTCAACGGTCTCTCTGGAAGCTCCATTGCCGGAACCAGGCTTAATGTTAAACAACCTCGTGTCGCCTTCCGGCCAACAAACTCCCG GGCTGGTGCTGTGGTGGCCAAGTATGGTGAAAAGAGTGTGTACTTTGATTTGGATGATATCGCTAACACCACTGGCCAATGGGACGTATACGGTTCCGATGGACCTTCACCATACAACCCCTTCcag AGCAAGTTCTTTGAGACATTTGCTGCTCCTTTCACCAAGAGAGGTCTGTTGCTCAAATTCTTGATTTTGGTCGGAGGCGCCACACTTGCTTATGTCAGCTCCCATGCCACCGGAGACATTCTGCCCATCGCCAACGGCCCTAAACTACCACCCGCACCCGGGCCTCGTGGGAGAATTTAA